One segment of Aquimarina sp. BL5 DNA contains the following:
- a CDS encoding biotin--[acetyl-CoA-carboxylase] ligase has translation MDIIKVDAIDSTNTFLRDMNREKNLVKPVCVIAREQLKGKGQIGTTWQSNPGENLTCSVFMPVDELDVMDQFYISITVSLAVYDVLYSLMLPKLSIKWPNDILSDRFKICGILIENVVNNGRLRGAIVGVGINVNQQNFENLPRAASIRKILGKSFNLDEILSLLLTKLEYRFSVLNTSVFTILKKEYELLLFRKNKPSTFLDAKGNSFVGIIQDITTFGKLQILLEDEIVKSFDLKEVRLLY, from the coding sequence ATGGATATAATCAAAGTTGATGCCATTGACTCTACAAATACTTTTCTTCGGGATATGAATCGCGAGAAAAATTTGGTTAAACCTGTTTGTGTTATTGCAAGAGAACAACTAAAGGGTAAAGGGCAAATTGGTACAACTTGGCAAAGCAACCCTGGAGAAAACCTTACGTGTAGTGTGTTTATGCCTGTTGATGAACTCGATGTGATGGATCAGTTTTATATTTCTATCACAGTTTCTCTCGCTGTATATGATGTTTTGTATTCTTTAATGCTCCCCAAATTATCCATAAAATGGCCAAACGACATTCTGTCAGACAGGTTCAAAATTTGTGGTATATTAATAGAGAATGTTGTTAATAATGGCAGATTAAGAGGTGCTATTGTTGGTGTTGGAATAAATGTAAATCAACAAAATTTTGAAAATCTTCCGCGTGCAGCGTCTATCAGGAAAATTTTAGGAAAGAGTTTTAACTTAGATGAAATACTGTCTTTATTGTTAACAAAGTTAGAATACCGTTTTTCTGTGCTTAATACTTCTGTATTTACAATTCTTAAGAAAGAATATGAATTATTACTTTTTAGAAAAAACAAACCCTCTACATTTTTAGATGCAAAGGGTAATTCTTTCGTTGGTATTATTCAAGACATTACTACTTTCGGTAAACTTCAGATACTTTTAGAAGATGAAATCGTAAAAAGTTTTGATTTGAAAGAAGTAAGGCTACTTTATTAA
- a CDS encoding LUD domain-containing protein has translation MSLFRRLFSSKSKSDQKSKERHAEDRSKYMPEINLPVDESFMINFKRNGGKFLYCDSEEEVLDSFDKILLENDWYEQDVCCFDMGLEHKFSGFNLNYVKKLPSSFFFATCEYLIADSGAILISSNQLREKKLTELPDNFVILASTSQLVNTIGEGLKGIKEKNKNSIPSNITTIKNFEPQKEKDFLSYGSSSKNLYLLLLEDL, from the coding sequence ATGAGTCTATTTAGAAGATTATTTTCCTCAAAATCTAAATCAGACCAAAAGAGTAAGGAACGTCACGCTGAAGATCGCAGTAAATACATGCCCGAAATCAATCTTCCGGTTGATGAAAGCTTTATGATTAATTTCAAAAGAAATGGAGGCAAATTTCTGTATTGCGATAGTGAAGAAGAAGTCCTTGATTCTTTTGACAAGATCCTATTAGAAAATGATTGGTACGAACAAGATGTATGCTGTTTTGACATGGGACTGGAGCATAAGTTTTCTGGATTCAATCTTAACTATGTCAAAAAACTACCGTCATCGTTCTTTTTCGCTACTTGTGAATATCTTATTGCGGATAGCGGAGCAATCCTTATCTCTTCTAATCAATTAAGAGAAAAAAAATTAACTGAACTACCTGATAACTTTGTTATACTAGCATCTACTAGTCAATTAGTTAATACTATTGGCGAAGGTTTAAAAGGAATTAAAGAAAAAAACAAAAACTCAATTCCTTCGAACATTACTACTATTAAAAACTTCGAACCGCAAAAAGAAAAAGACTTCTTAAGCTACGGAAGTAGCTCAAAAAATCTATATTTGCTGCTGCTGGAAGATTTATAA
- a CDS encoding SulP family inorganic anion transporter produces MTEFVRKRVANAKNDILSGLTVALALVPEAVAFAFVAGVDPLVGLYAAFMIGLITSIFGGRPGMISGATGALAVVMVSLVAEGNAMGAEGEQLGLYYLFATVILMGVIQMLAGVFKLGKFVRLIPHPVMMGFVNGLAIVIFLSQLGMFPDMVSEDVSFWGDMGTWFSEFFTSLTTNGSIWIMLGFVLLTMLIMWGLPKIKATAKLPEALIAILIVSAIVILGKLDAATVGSFIRDGGGEGLKGGLPQFQFDIFNKVPMNWETLYFIGPYAIILAAIGLIESLMTLNLIDELTETRGNSNRECLAQGGANIVTGLFGGMGGCAMIGQSIINIKGGGRTRLSGIVAAVTLLMFILFASGLIEQVPIAALVGVMFMVVIGTFAWSSFRILNKIPLTDAIVLISVSLLTVFFDLAVAVIAGVIMSALAFAWENAKKIRARKHIKEDGTKVYEIWGPLFFGSIQAFNAKFDVANDPENVEIDFMESRVSDHSALEAIFNLVGKYEEAGKKVRVKHLSEECQALMIKASPRLASVIEHDIDDPRYHVMAKVMK; encoded by the coding sequence ATGACTGAGTTTGTAAGAAAAAGAGTGGCAAATGCCAAAAATGATATTTTATCTGGTTTAACTGTTGCTTTGGCTTTAGTTCCTGAAGCGGTGGCTTTTGCTTTTGTTGCAGGAGTAGATCCTTTGGTTGGATTATATGCAGCATTTATGATTGGATTGATCACTTCTATTTTCGGAGGACGTCCAGGTATGATTTCTGGAGCAACTGGTGCATTGGCAGTAGTAATGGTAAGTCTTGTGGCAGAAGGAAATGCAATGGGGGCAGAGGGAGAACAATTAGGATTGTATTATCTCTTTGCAACAGTAATCTTAATGGGTGTTATCCAAATGCTAGCAGGTGTTTTTAAGCTTGGTAAGTTCGTGCGTTTGATACCACATCCAGTGATGATGGGATTTGTTAACGGTTTAGCGATTGTAATTTTTCTTTCTCAGTTAGGTATGTTTCCGGATATGGTGTCTGAAGATGTTTCCTTTTGGGGAGATATGGGTACTTGGTTTAGTGAGTTTTTTACTAGTTTGACAACAAATGGTTCTATATGGATTATGCTTGGGTTTGTGTTGTTAACCATGTTGATAATGTGGGGCTTACCTAAAATTAAAGCTACGGCAAAGTTGCCAGAAGCGTTAATTGCTATTTTGATAGTTTCTGCAATAGTAATTCTCGGTAAATTGGATGCGGCTACTGTAGGTAGTTTTATTAGAGATGGTGGAGGAGAAGGTCTTAAAGGTGGTTTGCCGCAATTTCAATTCGATATTTTTAATAAAGTGCCAATGAATTGGGAGACATTGTATTTTATAGGACCTTATGCGATAATTCTAGCTGCAATTGGTTTGATAGAATCATTAATGACATTAAATCTAATAGATGAATTAACAGAGACGCGTGGAAACTCTAATAGAGAATGTCTAGCCCAAGGAGGTGCAAATATTGTGACAGGTCTTTTTGGTGGAATGGGAGGTTGTGCAATGATTGGGCAATCCATTATTAATATCAAAGGTGGTGGACGTACGCGTTTATCTGGGATTGTAGCTGCGGTGACATTATTGATGTTTATATTGTTTGCATCCGGATTAATCGAGCAAGTTCCTATTGCCGCATTGGTCGGAGTGATGTTTATGGTAGTGATTGGTACGTTTGCCTGGTCTAGTTTTAGAATATTGAATAAAATTCCTTTAACGGATGCTATTGTTTTGATTTCGGTTTCTTTACTAACTGTATTTTTTGATTTGGCAGTAGCGGTAATTGCAGGAGTAATTATGTCAGCACTGGCTTTTGCCTGGGAAAACGCTAAGAAAATCCGCGCAAGAAAACATATTAAAGAAGATGGTACGAAAGTATATGAAATCTGGGGGCCTTTGTTCTTCGGAAGTATACAAGCTTTTAATGCTAAATTTGATGTGGCTAATGATCCTGAGAATGTAGAAATTGATTTTATGGAATCGCGTGTAAGCGATCATTCTGCGCTAGAAGCTATTTTTAATCTTGTTGGTAAATATGAAGAAGCTGGTAAAAAAGTTCGTGTAAAACACCTGAGCGAAGAATGTCAGGCGTTGATGATTAAAGCTTCTCCTAGATTAGCTAGTGTTATAGAGCATGATATTGATGATCCAAGATATCACGTTATGGCTAAAGTTATGAAATAA
- a CDS encoding SRPBCC family protein codes for MNLESPTVTVEKTQQEVFDFLTKVENFEQLMPESKQKFEKLSDSRFLFQLKGMPEIVLEQKGSTEYSTVVLGAASEKLPFTLTANIVDTESGKSTTQLVFEGQFNAMMGMMIKNPIQNFINTLSENISKL; via the coding sequence ATGAACTTAGAAAGCCCTACAGTTACTGTAGAAAAAACTCAACAAGAAGTATTTGATTTTTTAACAAAGGTTGAAAACTTCGAACAATTAATGCCAGAAAGCAAACAAAAATTCGAAAAACTAAGCGACTCAAGATTTCTTTTCCAACTAAAAGGAATGCCAGAAATCGTTTTAGAACAAAAAGGAAGTACTGAGTACTCAACTGTTGTTCTTGGCGCTGCTAGCGAAAAATTACCTTTTACACTTACTGCAAATATCGTAGATACTGAAAGTGGAAAAAGTACAACTCAACTTGTTTTTGAAGGTCAGTTTAACGCAATGATGGGTATGATGATCAAGAACCCAATCCAGAATTTCATTAATACGCTAAGTGAAAATATTAGTAAACTATAA
- a CDS encoding NUDIX hydrolase, which produces MYKVFVNNTPIILSTKKGIEDYETIHIKEVEFPKIIRNILRKEDEGVEAKYHFYHKIEDKLLEHLYAKLPVVVAGGGKVYNADKEILFIKRNGKWDLPKGKVEKKEHLETAAIREVEEETGVTGLEITKFLYKTFHVFKRNGEFRLKVTYWFEMITEFDGELVPQKNEGITKVKWKNRKKAKKALTNSYANIKKLFSHDYLS; this is translated from the coding sequence ATGTATAAAGTTTTTGTGAATAATACGCCTATTATTCTATCTACAAAAAAGGGAATTGAAGATTATGAAACAATTCATATCAAAGAAGTAGAATTTCCTAAAATTATCAGAAATATTTTGCGAAAAGAAGATGAAGGTGTAGAAGCAAAATATCATTTCTATCATAAAATTGAGGATAAACTTTTAGAGCATTTGTATGCTAAATTACCAGTTGTGGTCGCAGGAGGAGGAAAGGTGTATAATGCTGATAAAGAAATTTTATTTATTAAGCGTAATGGTAAATGGGATTTACCAAAAGGTAAAGTAGAGAAAAAGGAGCATTTAGAAACTGCCGCAATCCGCGAGGTAGAGGAGGAGACTGGAGTTACAGGGTTAGAAATCACCAAGTTTTTATATAAAACGTTTCACGTTTTTAAGAGAAATGGAGAATTTCGATTAAAAGTTACCTACTGGTTTGAAATGATTACAGAGTTTGATGGCGAATTGGTGCCTCAGAAAAATGAAGGAATTACCAAGGTGAAATGGAAAAATAGGAAAAAAGCAAAAAAAGCATTAACGAATTCTTATGCGAATATAAAAAAGCTTTTTTCACACGATTATTTGTCTTAG
- the pyrE gene encoding orotate phosphoribosyltransferase produces MIFDKNTAKKTAELLLQINAIKLQPQEPFTWASGWKSPIYCDNRVTLSYPVIRNFLRENLAKFIEEKYGKPDVIAGVATGAIGIGMLVAEQLNLPFIYVRPEAKKHGRKNQIEGIVPSGKNVVVVEDLISTGKSSLNAVKALNEANANVKGMVAIFNYGFDIASKNFEEAALSLHTLSNYENLLEQALDTNYITEEQQKTLQNWRINPAEWNQ; encoded by the coding sequence ATGATTTTTGATAAAAATACAGCAAAAAAAACTGCTGAACTATTATTGCAAATTAATGCAATTAAATTACAACCGCAAGAACCTTTTACTTGGGCTTCAGGATGGAAATCTCCAATCTATTGTGATAATCGTGTTACCCTCTCATATCCAGTTATTCGTAACTTTTTAAGAGAGAACCTCGCTAAATTTATCGAAGAAAAATATGGCAAACCCGATGTAATAGCTGGTGTAGCTACTGGTGCGATTGGCATCGGAATGCTTGTAGCTGAGCAACTAAACCTACCATTTATTTATGTTCGGCCAGAAGCAAAAAAACACGGAAGAAAAAACCAAATAGAAGGAATTGTACCTTCTGGAAAAAATGTAGTTGTAGTAGAAGATCTTATAAGCACTGGAAAAAGCAGTCTTAATGCAGTTAAAGCTTTGAATGAAGCTAATGCAAATGTAAAAGGGATGGTCGCAATTTTTAATTACGGTTTTGATATTGCTTCAAAAAACTTTGAAGAAGCGGCATTATCTTTGCACACTTTAAGTAATTATGAAAATCTTCTGGAACAAGCATTAGACACTAATTATATTACAGAAGAGCAACAAAAAACGCTACAAAACTGGAGAATTAATCCAGCAGAGTGGAATCAATAA
- a CDS encoding SMP-30/gluconolactonase/LRE family protein has product MRKIISIYFLLAIFFVSTTLKAQVTNISVGESFQFIEGPVWDGEEFIYFTDIPNNTIVKYSVVQNTFSAITTNSNRGNGLMFNADKNLVVCEGSAGRITERSINGDIINTIVSEYDNVRFNSPNDLCIDARGGIYFTDPTFGSTEFQPNNSVYYLNSEGVTTRLIDDMQKPNGILLSNDGNILYINDTFSDEIRAYDVQEDGSLVNQRVFGKLIIPANNGTNTGADGMATDVEGNLYVTSTEGVQVFDKDGNRTRVISVPEKTTNCTFGGVDKKTLFITAEKNLYTIPLDVMGFQHPFDLPDFMILSIDDIDGTHADTLFFPNPVINNTVIIKSTNFDFSNTTFMLYNLNGKKVSEPDFYVGNNSQILKFDDALSRGVYILKMEGNHPSITKKIVLE; this is encoded by the coding sequence ATGAGAAAAATAATATCTATTTACTTTTTATTAGCTATTTTTTTTGTTAGTACAACTCTTAAAGCACAGGTGACCAACATAAGTGTTGGAGAATCTTTTCAGTTTATAGAAGGCCCAGTTTGGGATGGAGAAGAATTTATTTACTTCACAGATATTCCGAATAATACAATTGTAAAATACTCTGTAGTTCAAAATACATTTTCTGCTATTACTACAAACTCTAATCGAGGAAATGGATTGATGTTTAATGCAGATAAGAATCTTGTTGTTTGTGAAGGGAGTGCCGGTAGAATTACCGAGCGTAGTATTAATGGAGATATCATAAATACTATTGTTTCAGAATATGACAATGTTCGTTTTAATAGCCCTAATGATCTTTGTATAGATGCTAGAGGTGGGATATATTTTACGGATCCAACTTTTGGGAGTACAGAATTTCAGCCTAACAATAGTGTGTATTATTTAAATTCAGAAGGAGTAACTACTCGACTTATTGATGATATGCAAAAGCCAAACGGAATTCTACTTTCTAATGATGGAAATATACTTTATATCAATGATACATTCAGTGACGAGATAAGAGCATATGATGTACAGGAAGATGGAAGTCTAGTTAATCAAAGAGTTTTTGGAAAGCTCATAATTCCTGCTAATAACGGAACAAATACAGGTGCTGATGGTATGGCTACTGATGTAGAGGGGAACTTATATGTAACGAGTACAGAAGGAGTACAGGTGTTTGATAAAGATGGAAATCGGACTCGGGTTATAAGTGTACCTGAAAAAACAACTAATTGCACATTTGGAGGAGTAGATAAAAAAACACTTTTTATTACTGCAGAAAAGAATTTGTATACGATTCCACTGGATGTTATGGGTTTTCAGCATCCTTTTGATTTACCTGATTTTATGATATTGTCTATTGATGATATCGATGGAACTCACGCCGATACATTGTTTTTTCCTAATCCAGTAATTAACAATACGGTAATTATTAAAAGCACCAATTTTGACTTTAGTAATACGACTTTTATGTTATATAACCTCAATGGTAAAAAAGTTTCAGAACCTGATTTTTATGTCGGGAATAACTCCCAAATACTTAAATTTGATGATGCTTTATCAAGAGGTGTATATATACTTAAAATGGAAGGAAATCATCCATCAATTACCAAAAAAATTGTTTTAGAGTAA
- a CDS encoding prolipoprotein diacylglyceryl transferase family protein: MDIPFEPVVFGIKVNIHLVLEYAAFFVGFRYYLVLKKNTTDSISSSNRLSIIIGAVFGAFLGSRIIGFLENPSFLSFNLEYLVQLLSAKTIMGGLFGGLLGVELAKKIIGEKKSSGDLFTFPIILGIIIGRVGCFLAGIKEFTYGKETSSFLGMDLGDGLLRYPIALFELIFLILLWVVLKRYQSKLYSASGLLFRYFMISYFLFRFLIEFLKPNTFFVLGLSSIQYLCILCLIYYQKTIRKFFYAN; this comes from the coding sequence ATGGATATTCCTTTTGAGCCTGTAGTTTTTGGTATTAAAGTGAATATCCATTTGGTTTTAGAATATGCTGCTTTTTTTGTTGGGTTTCGGTATTATCTAGTTTTAAAAAAGAATACGACAGACTCAATATCTTCTTCTAATAGGTTGTCAATAATTATAGGAGCAGTATTCGGAGCATTTTTGGGATCCAGGATTATTGGTTTTTTAGAAAATCCCTCCTTTTTATCATTTAACCTAGAATATCTAGTACAGCTGCTAAGTGCTAAAACTATCATGGGTGGTCTTTTTGGAGGCTTGCTTGGGGTTGAGTTAGCCAAGAAAATAATTGGAGAAAAAAAATCGTCTGGTGACTTATTTACATTTCCTATTATACTTGGAATTATTATAGGAAGAGTAGGTTGTTTTTTGGCTGGAATCAAAGAGTTTACTTATGGAAAAGAGACATCTTCTTTTTTAGGAATGGATTTGGGAGATGGTTTATTAAGATATCCAATCGCACTTTTCGAATTGATATTTCTAATACTATTATGGGTTGTTTTAAAACGATATCAAAGTAAACTCTATTCAGCATCTGGTTTGCTTTTTAGGTATTTTATGATTTCTTATTTTTTGTTTCGTTTTTTGATAGAGTTTTTAAAACCAAATACTTTTTTCGTTTTAGGACTTAGTAGTATTCAGTATTTATGTATCTTATGCTTGATTTACTACCAAAAAACTATCCGAAAATTCTTTTATGCCAACTAG
- the ftsH gene encoding ATP-dependent zinc metalloprotease FtsH gives MAKENKKVEPNKKPKFSAYWIYAIIIVGFLALNFLGGSNMGSAPETTPSDFNNFLSNGEVARVLIINRRKAKVFLTQEAKSQEKHSKNKKNSILPQSPNDPDYEFEFGDLQNFENEIARIKSDNGVSTEVGYDTESNMWGDLFITLLPFALIIGVWIFIMRRMSGGAGGGAGGQIFNIGKSKAKLFDQNTDVKVSFENVAGLEGAKEEVQEIVDFLKNPEKYTSLGGKIPKGALLVGPPGTGKTLLAKAVAGEAKVPFFSLSGSDFVEMFVGVGASRVRDLFKQAKEKSPAIIFIDEIDAIGRARGKSNFSGSNDERENTLNQLLTEMDGFGTNTNVIVIAATNRADVLDKALMRAGRFDRQIYVDLPDVRERKEIFEVHLKPLKKEEGLDTDFLSKQTPGFSGADIANVCNEAALIAARKGNKAVGKQDFLDAVDRIVGGLEKKNKIVTPGEKRAIAFHEAGHATVSWMLEHAAPLVKVTIVPRGQSLGAAWYLPEERLIVRPNQMLDEMCATLGGRAAEKVIFNEISTGALSDLEKVTKQARAMVTIYGLNDKIGNLTYYDSSGQNEYGFTKPYSEQTSELIDKEISNIIEEQYQRAIKLLENNKDKLTELAEVLLEKEVIFKDNLEKIFGERPFDKKGETIIEPS, from the coding sequence ATGGCTAAAGAAAATAAAAAAGTAGAACCTAATAAAAAACCAAAATTTAGTGCATATTGGATTTATGCAATTATAATTGTTGGATTTTTAGCATTAAATTTTTTAGGCGGTAGCAATATGGGATCAGCCCCAGAAACCACCCCTTCAGATTTCAACAATTTCTTAAGTAATGGCGAAGTAGCACGTGTACTAATCATTAATAGAAGAAAAGCAAAGGTTTTCCTGACTCAGGAAGCAAAAAGCCAGGAAAAACATTCCAAGAATAAAAAGAATTCTATCTTACCTCAGAGTCCTAATGACCCTGACTATGAATTCGAATTTGGAGATCTGCAAAATTTCGAGAATGAAATTGCTAGAATAAAAAGTGATAATGGAGTATCTACTGAAGTAGGTTACGACACAGAAAGCAATATGTGGGGCGACCTTTTCATTACTTTACTGCCATTCGCATTAATCATTGGTGTTTGGATATTCATAATGCGAAGAATGAGTGGTGGTGCTGGTGGAGGTGCCGGAGGGCAGATTTTTAATATCGGAAAATCCAAAGCAAAACTTTTTGATCAGAATACAGATGTAAAAGTTTCTTTTGAAAATGTAGCTGGTCTCGAAGGTGCAAAAGAAGAAGTTCAAGAAATCGTTGATTTCCTAAAAAACCCTGAAAAATACACCTCATTAGGAGGAAAAATACCTAAAGGAGCATTATTAGTAGGACCTCCTGGTACAGGAAAAACATTGTTAGCAAAAGCAGTAGCTGGTGAAGCTAAAGTACCTTTCTTCTCTTTATCAGGATCTGATTTTGTAGAAATGTTTGTAGGAGTTGGTGCTTCTAGAGTACGTGATCTTTTTAAACAAGCAAAAGAAAAATCTCCTGCCATTATTTTTATTGACGAGATTGATGCTATTGGTAGAGCAAGAGGAAAAAGTAATTTTTCAGGATCTAATGACGAAAGAGAAAATACCTTAAATCAACTCTTAACAGAAATGGATGGTTTTGGTACAAATACAAATGTAATTGTTATTGCTGCCACTAACCGTGCTGATGTGCTCGACAAAGCTTTGATGAGAGCAGGCCGTTTTGACAGACAGATATATGTAGATTTACCTGATGTTAGAGAACGTAAAGAAATATTCGAAGTACATCTTAAGCCTCTAAAAAAAGAAGAAGGACTGGACACAGATTTCTTATCTAAGCAAACACCAGGATTCTCTGGTGCTGATATTGCCAATGTTTGTAATGAAGCAGCACTTATAGCAGCGCGTAAAGGAAATAAAGCAGTTGGCAAACAAGATTTCCTTGATGCTGTAGATAGAATTGTTGGTGGACTAGAAAAGAAGAACAAAATAGTTACTCCTGGAGAAAAACGTGCAATTGCATTTCACGAAGCAGGACATGCTACTGTTAGCTGGATGCTAGAACACGCAGCTCCGTTAGTAAAAGTAACTATTGTTCCTAGAGGTCAATCTCTAGGTGCAGCTTGGTATCTTCCTGAAGAAAGACTCATAGTGCGTCCTAATCAAATGTTAGATGAAATGTGTGCAACCCTTGGAGGTCGAGCAGCAGAAAAAGTCATTTTTAATGAAATTTCTACAGGAGCTTTAAGTGACTTGGAAAAAGTAACTAAACAAGCACGTGCGATGGTAACCATATATGGTCTTAATGATAAAATTGGAAACTTAACGTATTATGATTCTTCTGGTCAAAATGAATATGGATTTACCAAGCCTTATAGTGAACAAACAAGTGAACTTATAGACAAGGAAATATCAAATATTATTGAAGAACAATATCAAAGGGCTATTAAATTATTAGAGAACAATAAAGACAAGTTAACCGAACTTGCAGAAGTATTGTTAGAAAAGGAAGTCATCTTTAAAGATAATTTAGAGAAAATTTTTGGAGAGCGTCCATTTGATAAAAAAGGAGAGACTATAATAGAACCTTCTTAG
- the rsfS gene encoding ribosome silencing factor, whose translation MTKKEIGTDQLITQIIKGIEEVKGNDISILDLREIENTVCSYFVICNGTSNTQVNAIVNSIQKTVSKSLKDKPWHVEGSENAEWVLIDYVNVVVHVFQKHIREFYDIEGLWGDAKTTTIETNY comes from the coding sequence ATGACTAAAAAAGAAATCGGTACTGATCAATTAATAACTCAAATTATTAAAGGTATTGAAGAAGTAAAGGGTAATGACATTAGTATATTAGATTTAAGAGAAATCGAAAATACGGTTTGTAGTTATTTTGTTATTTGTAACGGAACTTCTAATACTCAAGTAAATGCCATTGTTAACTCCATCCAAAAAACAGTAAGCAAATCACTTAAAGACAAGCCTTGGCATGTAGAAGGAAGCGAAAATGCAGAATGGGTATTGATTGATTATGTAAATGTAGTTGTACATGTTTTCCAAAAACACATCAGAGAATTTTATGACATTGAAGGATTATGGGGAGACGCGAAAACAACAACTATTGAAACAAACTATTAA
- a CDS encoding M14 family metallopeptidase yields the protein MRITLLTISLLMIFSCNISEKKSTENIDFTTIFEKSNGTETPTYTEVITYYKNLSEAYPEINIQEIGLTDSGNPLHIITLNPDKEFDFEKIRKTKRILLINNGIHPGESDGIDATMLLFRDIAKGTIEAPKNTVITAIPVYNIGGALNRNTGTRTNQNGPKAYGFRGNARNYDLNRDFIKNDTKNAQTFAKIFHLVQPDVFIDNHVSNGADYQYTLTHLFTQHNKLNGKLGDYLNTEMHPQLEASLTNKNWDITPYVNVWGTTPDKGWTQFMDSPRYSTGYTTLWNTLGMMVETHMLKPYKPRVEGTYELMKSMIDITEKDGKKIRSLREQTFIDLPKQKTYSVNWKVDTTKVTKFNFKGYEGEYIDSEITGAKRLKYDQNKPYTREIRYRNYFSPTSQITIPASYIIPKGWWNIIEKLDLNKITYKTLEKDSTISVEVYHINDYKSRKTPYEGHYLHYATTVNKNVEEIVFKKGDLIIPTNQKGFRYLVETLEPEAPDSFFNWNFFDTILQQKEGFSPYVWEDKALELLKNDRNLEQKFEEKKKDTAFAKNWYKQLDWIHKQSNNYEKAHMRYPVYRILK from the coding sequence ATGCGAATTACACTTCTCACTATCAGCTTACTAATGATTTTTTCCTGCAATATTTCGGAAAAAAAATCTACTGAAAATATAGATTTCACCACTATTTTCGAAAAAAGTAACGGCACTGAAACACCAACGTATACAGAAGTGATTACTTATTATAAAAATCTTTCTGAAGCATATCCAGAAATCAATATTCAAGAAATTGGCTTGACTGATAGTGGCAATCCTTTACATATAATTACTCTTAACCCTGATAAAGAGTTTGATTTTGAAAAAATTCGTAAAACCAAACGTATTCTACTAATCAATAATGGAATTCATCCTGGAGAAAGCGATGGTATTGACGCAACAATGCTACTTTTTAGAGATATTGCTAAAGGAACTATTGAAGCGCCAAAAAACACGGTCATAACAGCTATTCCTGTCTACAACATTGGCGGTGCATTAAATCGTAATACAGGTACTCGAACTAATCAAAATGGCCCTAAAGCATATGGTTTCAGAGGAAATGCTCGTAATTATGATCTGAATCGCGATTTTATAAAAAATGACACAAAAAATGCTCAAACCTTTGCTAAGATTTTTCATTTAGTACAACCTGATGTTTTTATTGACAATCACGTAAGTAATGGAGCTGATTATCAATATACGTTAACCCATTTGTTTACACAACATAATAAATTAAATGGTAAACTTGGTGATTATCTAAATACCGAAATGCATCCACAACTCGAAGCATCTCTAACTAATAAAAATTGGGATATTACACCTTATGTAAATGTTTGGGGAACTACTCCCGATAAAGGCTGGACGCAGTTTATGGATTCTCCTAGATATTCTACTGGATATACAACTTTATGGAATACTTTAGGAATGATGGTTGAAACTCATATGCTAAAACCTTACAAGCCAAGAGTAGAAGGTACCTATGAACTAATGAAGTCCATGATCGACATTACAGAAAAAGATGGTAAAAAAATTAGATCACTTCGCGAGCAGACTTTTATTGATTTACCAAAACAGAAAACATATTCGGTAAACTGGAAAGTAGATACAACCAAAGTCACTAAATTCAATTTTAAAGGATATGAAGGCGAGTATATAGATAGCGAAATTACAGGAGCGAAACGATTAAAGTATGATCAAAACAAACCATATACTAGAGAAATTCGATATCGAAACTACTTCTCTCCTACTTCCCAAATAACAATTCCCGCTTCTTATATAATCCCCAAAGGCTGGTGGAATATAATAGAGAAATTAGATCTAAATAAAATAACATACAAAACCTTAGAAAAAGATTCGACTATATCCGTAGAAGTATATCACATTAATGATTACAAAAGCCGAAAAACGCCTTATGAAGGTCACTATTTACATTATGCAACAACCGTTAATAAGAACGTTGAAGAAATAGTTTTTAAAAAAGGAGATTTAATCATTCCTACGAATCAAAAAGGATTTAGATATTTAGTAGAGACATTGGAGCCAGAAGCTCCTGATTCATTTTTTAATTGGAATTTCTTCGACACTATTCTACAACAAAAAGAAGGGTTTTCTCCATATGTTTGGGAGGATAAAGCGTTGGAACTCTTAAAAAATGACCGAAATCTGGAACAAAAGTTCGAAGAAAAGAAAAAAGATACTGCTTTTGCCAAAAACTGGTATAAGCAATTGGATTGGATTCATAAGCAATCTAACAACTATGAGAAAGCACATATGAGGTATCCTGTTTACAGGATTCTGAAGTAA